The following proteins are co-located in the Spea bombifrons isolate aSpeBom1 chromosome 3, aSpeBom1.2.pri, whole genome shotgun sequence genome:
- the LOC128483947 gene encoding trace amine-associated receptor 3-like, which produces MYTFICGSISITIFGNLGIIISITHFKELHSPTNFLILSMAATDFLLGLIIMPYSMVRSVERCWYFGSLFCKIHYSFDLMLSVISIFHLCMIAIDRFYAVCDPLHYPTKMTTSVIKKMVFFCWSVPAMFAFGVVITNSHASGITGYEELVACFNSCPITFNKLWSLIMFFTCFFAPGSVMVGIYAKIFVVSERHAKILNNVTGYTSKQVAIQISNKKDRKAAKTLGIVMGVFLSCWLPVFIVILIDPFLNFSTPEVLFDTLNWLGYINSTFNPIIYGFFYPWFRKALKYIVLGKIFNRDSSIANISEIN; this is translated from the coding sequence ATGTACACCTTCATTTGTGGTTCCATAAGTATAACAATCTTTGGCAATTTAGGTATAATCATTTCTATTACTCATTTCAAGGAACTACACTCACCAACTAACTTTCTCATTCTTTCCATGGCCGCTACAGACTTTCTCTTGGGTCTCATCATAATGCCATATAGCATGGTGAGATCAGTGGAACGGTGCTGGTACTTCGGAAGTTTGTTTTGCAAAATTCATTACAGCTTTGATTTGATGCTCAGTGTTATTTCCATTTTCCATTTGTGCATGATTGCCATTGACCGTTTTTATGCAGTGTGCGACCCTCTTCATTACCCGACAAAAATGACCACCTCTGTGATCAAAAAGAtggtatttttttgttggtCAGTCCCTGCTATGTTTGCATTTGGGGTTGTCATAACAAACTCACATGCTTCTGGAATAACTGGATATGAGGAACTGGTTGCATGCTTTAACTCGTGTCCAattacatttaacaaattatGGTCTTTAATTATGTTCTTTACTTGCTTTTTTGCTCCTGGGTCTGTAATGGTTGGTATTTATGCTAAAATATTTGTGGTGTCTGAAAGGCATGCAAAAATCCTAAACAATGTTACAGGGTACACGTCAAAACAAGTAGCCATTCAAATATCCAATAAAAAAGACCGCAAAGCTGCCAAGACCCTCGGCATCGTTATGGGTGTGTTTTTGTCATGTTGGCTACCGGTCTTTATAGTCATTTTAATTGACCCATTTCTAAATTTTTCTACTCCAGAAGTGTTGTTTGATACTCTTAACTGGCTTGGGTATATTAATTCCACATTCAATCCAATAATTTATGGGTTTTTCTATCCGTGGTTTAGAAAAGCtttgaaatatattgttttgggTAAGATTTTTAACCGAGACTCAAGCATAGCAAATATATCAGAGATTAATTGA